A region of Bradyrhizobium sp. CCBAU 53351 DNA encodes the following proteins:
- a CDS encoding IS66 family transposase gives MAIRPEALPTDAAALAEMVLALDAENEKLRVAMQTLKEMIFGKRSERLAAIVAEQLALELDDLATGVTSPAPANDDLPATKPAGKPRKKARRNIGALPKHLPRCEQVLEPDTTACPCCQGLLHRIGEDVSEVLDVIPAILRVLRTIRPKYACRGCTDGVVQAKVLPRLIDSGMASTALVAHVVISKFAWYLPLYRQVQILAGQGLHLDRATLAGWVKRAAWWLKSLYELQLRTIQASPRLFCDETPMPVLDPGRHRTRICQFWAHAMDDRPWGGPSPPAVAYVFADGRGTEEIAGQLAGFSGILQVDGYAAYKALARGQGGAIQLAFCLAHARRKFVEVYKTMQSPFAHEVIERLQAVYAIEAEIRGLSAEQRLAARRTRSAPLMEVLKARLTSMLDHLFSQSKLVEAINYTLNHWDGLTLFLRDGRVEVDSNTVERSMRPIAMGRRNSLFSGSEGGAESWAILASLVNTAKLHELDPQAYLADVLERIVSGQTKSHQLHELLPWNWKATRELSARVAA, from the coding sequence ATGGCGATTCGTCCCGAAGCTCTTCCGACCGATGCAGCGGCTCTGGCCGAGATGGTGCTCGCGCTTGACGCCGAGAACGAGAAGCTACGTGTGGCGATGCAGACGCTGAAGGAGATGATCTTCGGCAAGCGCTCAGAGCGGCTGGCGGCGATCGTGGCCGAGCAGCTCGCGCTCGAACTGGACGATCTCGCGACTGGCGTCACATCACCTGCGCCAGCCAACGACGATTTGCCTGCGACGAAGCCGGCTGGGAAGCCGCGCAAGAAGGCGAGGCGCAACATCGGCGCGCTACCCAAGCATTTGCCTCGCTGCGAGCAGGTGCTCGAGCCAGACACGACAGCGTGCCCGTGCTGCCAGGGCCTTCTGCACCGGATCGGCGAGGATGTGAGCGAGGTACTGGACGTGATCCCGGCGATCCTGCGGGTACTGCGCACGATTCGTCCCAAATACGCCTGCCGCGGCTGCACCGACGGCGTGGTGCAGGCGAAGGTGCTGCCGCGTCTGATCGACAGCGGCATGGCATCGACGGCACTCGTGGCTCACGTGGTGATCTCGAAGTTCGCCTGGTATCTGCCGCTGTACCGCCAGGTGCAGATCCTGGCCGGTCAGGGCCTTCATCTCGACCGCGCGACGCTCGCCGGCTGGGTGAAGCGTGCGGCATGGTGGCTTAAGAGTCTTTATGAGCTTCAGCTGCGGACGATCCAGGCTTCGCCGCGGCTGTTCTGCGACGAGACGCCGATGCCGGTGCTCGATCCCGGACGACATCGCACTCGTATCTGCCAGTTCTGGGCGCATGCGATGGATGATCGCCCATGGGGTGGCCCATCGCCGCCGGCGGTCGCCTATGTGTTTGCGGATGGCCGCGGCACCGAGGAGATCGCCGGGCAATTGGCCGGCTTCTCCGGCATTCTGCAGGTGGATGGCTATGCCGCCTACAAAGCGCTTGCCCGCGGTCAAGGCGGGGCGATCCAGCTGGCTTTTTGTCTCGCGCATGCCCGACGCAAATTCGTCGAGGTGTACAAGACGATGCAGTCGCCGTTCGCTCACGAAGTGATCGAGCGCCTGCAAGCGGTCTACGCCATCGAGGCCGAGATCCGTGGCTTGAGCGCCGAACAGCGGCTTGCCGCCCGCCGCACCAGGTCCGCACCGCTGATGGAGGTGCTGAAGGCGCGACTGACCTCGATGCTCGACCACCTGTTCTCCCAATCGAAGCTAGTGGAGGCCATCAACTATACGCTCAATCACTGGGACGGACTGACGCTATTTCTCCGCGATGGCCGCGTCGAGGTCGACAGCAACACCGTCGAGCGTTCAATGCGCCCGATTGCGATGGGGCGCCGTAACTCATTGTTCAGCGGCAGCGAGGGCGGCGCCGAGAGCTGGGCAATCCTTGCGTCGCTGGTCAATACGGCAAAGCTCCACGAACTCGATCCGCAGGCCTATCTGGCCGATGTGCTGGAGCGCATCGTCTCCGGTCAGACCAAGAGCCACCAGCTGCACGAACTTCTCCCCTGGAACTGGAAGGCGACCCGCGAGCTCAGCGCACGGGTGGCCGCATGA
- a CDS encoding hydantoinase B/oxoprolinase family protein has translation MLDAIQLELIWRRLISLTEEAATTLLRTSFSSVVRESNDFACVLMDAEGRSLAQPANSIPSFIGTVPRTVRGFLKQFPHETLSEGDILITNDVWLGTGHLPDITVAKPIFLNGNIVAFAGSVTHAPDIGGRIRSADAREVYEEGFQIPMMKVVEAGRMNRTFESLLRQNVRTPDQTVGDLYAQFSALHLMEVRLISLLKEWELRSFSEVSQQIRGRTEAAMRRAISAIPDGVYHATAVSDGFENSIVLRMALKVHGDEIEVDYRGTDPQVQRSINVCAAYTTAYTAYGIKAVLTPDTPNNDGALEPLNIHAPLGSILNSKPPAAGGARALIGHFLPAMVLRALSQVVPERVISDVGSPLWCVNLAGVKEDGKTFANLFFLNGGYGASAASDGASVLSWPSNISSTPVEVLERTAPIRICHRRIRSRTAGSGRFTGGAGQEFLFENLNKGPTIISFMAERTKPEAVANGLAGGDPGAAGEIQINTVRVDPKIQHTIDFGARVLLRTPGAGGFGVPIRAQEALAEADGAKDFV, from the coding sequence GTGCTTGATGCAATCCAGCTTGAATTGATTTGGCGAAGGCTGATTTCTCTGACTGAAGAGGCCGCTACGACGCTGCTGCGTACCTCCTTCTCATCCGTCGTTCGCGAGTCTAATGATTTTGCGTGCGTTCTCATGGATGCCGAAGGACGCTCGTTAGCGCAACCCGCTAACAGCATTCCATCCTTTATCGGTACCGTTCCGCGGACGGTTCGTGGCTTTCTCAAACAGTTTCCACATGAGACCCTCTCCGAGGGCGATATCCTGATCACCAACGATGTCTGGCTTGGCACCGGCCATCTGCCCGATATCACGGTAGCCAAGCCCATTTTCTTGAATGGCAATATTGTTGCGTTCGCTGGGTCGGTCACGCACGCTCCTGACATTGGTGGACGCATCCGTTCTGCCGATGCACGCGAGGTGTACGAGGAGGGATTCCAAATCCCAATGATGAAGGTGGTTGAGGCGGGTCGAATGAACCGCACATTTGAAAGCCTGCTTCGCCAGAACGTTCGTACGCCAGATCAGACGGTAGGCGACCTTTATGCGCAGTTTTCTGCACTGCATCTGATGGAGGTGCGCCTCATTTCTTTGCTAAAGGAGTGGGAGCTCCGTTCATTCTCCGAAGTGTCTCAACAGATCCGCGGTCGGACGGAAGCCGCGATGCGGCGTGCGATTTCCGCAATACCGGATGGCGTCTATCATGCCACCGCCGTCAGCGATGGATTTGAAAATAGCATCGTGTTGCGGATGGCGCTTAAAGTTCATGGTGATGAAATCGAGGTTGATTACCGAGGTACAGATCCTCAAGTGCAGCGCTCCATCAACGTCTGCGCTGCTTATACGACGGCATACACTGCCTATGGAATCAAAGCCGTTCTTACGCCCGACACGCCAAACAATGACGGTGCGTTGGAACCGCTCAATATTCATGCACCTCTTGGCTCAATTCTTAATTCAAAGCCGCCCGCAGCGGGCGGGGCACGCGCACTTATCGGACATTTCCTGCCGGCGATGGTCTTGCGTGCGCTGTCACAAGTCGTGCCGGAGAGAGTCATCTCCGACGTCGGCTCACCTCTCTGGTGCGTAAACCTGGCCGGCGTCAAAGAGGATGGAAAGACTTTCGCTAACTTATTCTTCCTGAACGGAGGCTATGGGGCCAGCGCGGCCTCGGACGGCGCAAGCGTGTTGTCTTGGCCGAGCAACATTTCCTCCACGCCCGTCGAGGTGCTGGAACGAACCGCGCCGATCAGAATTTGCCACCGCCGAATCCGATCGCGGACAGCGGGCAGCGGTCGGTTCACAGGGGGGGCTGGGCAGGAGTTTCTCTTCGAGAATCTAAATAAAGGGCCTACCATAATTTCCTTTATGGCTGAACGAACTAAGCCAGAAGCTGTGGCGAATGGCTTAGCAGGCGGCGATCCCGGCGCTGCCGGTGAGATCCAGATCAACACCGTTCGGGTTGATCCCAAGATACAACACACTATCGACTTTGGTGCCCGCGTTCTGCTGCGCACACCTGGCGCTGGCGGATTTGGTGTTCCGATCCGCGCTCAGGAAGCGCTGGCCGAAGCCGATGGCGCCAAAGATTTTGTATAA
- a CDS encoding flavin reductase family protein, whose translation MIDAGRAIATATPETFREVSRKWASGIAVVTAVDSHGALFGTTMSAVVSLSISPLQYLICIDRKSNSLPAITSTGWFCINMLSSSQERIAMTFAKKGTDKFSAISYREGLNRLPIIQDVASYIICHLNSSFDGGDHVIIVGDVIEIGLHDASPLVYLNGRFNNG comes from the coding sequence ATGATCGATGCAGGTCGCGCCATTGCCACAGCGACGCCCGAAACATTTCGAGAAGTGTCGCGGAAGTGGGCCTCTGGAATCGCCGTCGTAACTGCAGTCGATAGTCACGGAGCGCTTTTCGGCACCACGATGAGCGCCGTCGTCAGCCTATCGATCAGCCCCCTGCAATACCTGATATGCATCGACAGAAAGTCGAACTCGCTCCCCGCCATCACTTCGACAGGGTGGTTTTGCATCAACATGCTCTCCTCATCCCAAGAGCGCATTGCGATGACGTTTGCAAAGAAGGGGACAGATAAGTTTTCGGCGATTTCCTATCGAGAAGGTCTAAATCGATTACCAATTATCCAGGACGTCGCCTCATATATTATCTGTCACCTGAACAGCAGCTTTGATGGCGGCGATCACGTCATAATCGTTGGCGATGTCATCGAGATCGGTCTCCACGATGCGTCTCCGCTGGTCTATTTGAATGGACGCTTTAATAACGGATGA
- a CDS encoding UPF0149 family protein, with amino-acid sequence MTRRRRSSSSSSMAAAAMPLDELEPWLQARAEQHPVATSLPMLDGYVAAIVAGPVSMSPLDWICPLLAIDADAFNHGGTPEFAAISAVALRHNDISNVLSTAPHRFAPVHGRKPNGDVDARPWCQGFHAAMRLRLSAWGPLLDVSNIHHGLLLPILLHCVDDQGRPLLGPPRKGRETEEFLRNAHADIPDVVEAMRQYWMPTRYARTG; translated from the coding sequence ATGACCCGCCGCCGCCGTTCATCATCTTCATCATCGATGGCGGCAGCCGCGATGCCGCTCGACGAACTTGAGCCTTGGCTACAGGCTCGTGCCGAGCAGCATCCCGTCGCCACCAGTCTTCCCATGCTCGACGGCTATGTCGCCGCGATCGTGGCCGGGCCGGTGTCGATGAGTCCGCTCGACTGGATCTGTCCGCTGCTCGCCATCGACGCCGACGCATTCAACCATGGCGGCACGCCGGAGTTCGCCGCGATTTCGGCCGTCGCGCTGCGCCACAACGACATCAGTAATGTTCTTTCCACCGCACCACATCGGTTCGCACCGGTCCATGGCCGCAAGCCGAATGGCGACGTTGATGCGCGGCCGTGGTGTCAGGGATTCCATGCCGCCATGCGGTTGCGACTATCAGCCTGGGGCCCACTGCTCGACGTCAGCAACATACACCACGGCTTGCTCCTGCCCATCCTGCTGCATTGCGTCGACGATCAAGGGCGTCCACTGCTTGGACCACCAAGGAAAGGCCGCGAGACCGAGGAATTCCTGCGCAACGCCCATGCCGACATTCCGGACGTCGTCGAGGCCATGCGTCAGTACTGGATGCCGACCCGCTACGCTCGCACAGGCTGA
- a CDS encoding hydantoinase/oxoprolinase family protein gives MYSLGIDIGGTFTDIVLYCTDDGRVVAHKELTTPHDPTIGALAGVKQVVNASGTDPDQIGRVVHATTLFTNALIERRGARTGLITTSGFRDTLDLQREFKYDLYDLFLKLPKPLIEQDDRVEVNERTLFNGHIQHPLNEDELLIKTRRLLDRGVTSLAVSFLHSYANGTNELRAKSLIERHFPQVQLSISSEVCPQIREYERTSTTAANAYIKPIADKYLRELEVQLKAFGIPGALFMMLSNGGLTHIEEARRTPIELLESGPAAGTLVAAYFGKRSGFDNVLAFDMGGTTAKLGVIENGEPLIAYQFEAARQKRFAPGSGLPVNISTVELIEIGAGGGSIAHVDELGMLKVGPQSAGSRPGPACYPNGGTAPTVTDANVVSGAIDVDNFAGGTMVLRRGAAEAALTGVGHAIEMPFIKVANGIQAIVNETMAAAARVHVAERGHDITKYKLIVTGGGGPMHGCDVARRLGIKQVICPPNAGVASALGLLIAPARVDRSRTLGALLGSMEIEKLEAAFRRLEDDTRRVIAQARSPHSTLQMERRADIRFVGQGSELVTGLPVGPYSESERETIRAAFIQTYKGIFGDIIPDLDLEIMNIRVTLKEVREPAKLGRMEDPPRSEGSRYRPVYDDATRAWVKVPVLRRSELGIAGSIEGPALLDEQSSTLVVPRGSRMTLDASGNVIVQLRDDGDSVTVPVAEHATEIGA, from the coding sequence ATGTACTCGCTTGGTATCGATATTGGCGGCACGTTCACCGACATTGTCCTCTATTGCACTGATGATGGTCGCGTTGTCGCACACAAGGAGCTGACGACGCCCCATGATCCAACAATTGGAGCCCTCGCCGGCGTAAAGCAGGTCGTTAACGCCAGCGGCACCGATCCCGATCAGATTGGTCGCGTGGTCCATGCGACAACGTTGTTCACTAACGCTCTCATCGAGCGTCGTGGCGCAAGGACCGGATTGATCACAACGAGCGGCTTTAGGGATACGCTCGACTTACAGCGGGAGTTTAAATACGATCTGTATGATCTATTTCTGAAATTGCCAAAACCATTGATTGAGCAGGATGATCGCGTTGAAGTTAATGAACGCACCTTGTTCAACGGGCACATCCAGCATCCACTCAACGAAGACGAACTTCTAATAAAAACACGCCGGCTGCTCGACAGGGGCGTCACTTCGCTGGCAGTTTCATTCTTGCATTCATATGCCAATGGGACAAATGAACTGCGAGCCAAGAGCCTAATCGAGCGGCATTTCCCACAAGTCCAACTGTCGATCTCGTCCGAGGTCTGCCCACAAATCCGGGAGTACGAACGAACGTCAACGACCGCCGCGAACGCGTATATCAAGCCCATTGCAGACAAATATTTGCGTGAACTCGAGGTGCAGCTAAAGGCCTTTGGAATACCAGGAGCACTTTTCATGATGCTCTCAAACGGCGGATTGACGCATATCGAGGAAGCGCGCCGTACGCCGATCGAACTGTTGGAGTCGGGGCCGGCTGCTGGCACATTGGTGGCCGCGTATTTCGGCAAACGCTCCGGATTTGACAATGTGCTTGCCTTCGACATGGGCGGGACAACTGCAAAGCTTGGCGTGATTGAGAACGGCGAGCCCCTGATCGCGTATCAGTTTGAAGCGGCTCGCCAGAAGCGGTTCGCCCCAGGAAGCGGATTGCCGGTGAACATCTCGACTGTTGAGCTTATCGAAATCGGTGCGGGCGGCGGGAGCATCGCACATGTTGATGAGCTAGGAATGCTCAAGGTGGGGCCGCAAAGTGCGGGATCGCGACCTGGCCCCGCCTGCTACCCGAACGGCGGAACTGCGCCAACGGTTACCGATGCAAACGTTGTTTCGGGGGCGATTGACGTTGATAACTTTGCCGGTGGCACTATGGTTTTGCGCCGCGGAGCTGCAGAGGCGGCGCTCACAGGCGTCGGGCACGCCATAGAGATGCCATTCATCAAAGTGGCGAATGGCATTCAGGCCATTGTTAACGAGACGATGGCAGCCGCCGCGCGTGTCCATGTTGCTGAGCGAGGCCACGATATAACTAAGTACAAGCTCATCGTGACGGGCGGTGGCGGCCCGATGCACGGTTGTGACGTCGCCAGACGTCTCGGCATCAAACAGGTTATCTGTCCGCCGAATGCTGGCGTCGCGTCGGCACTCGGCTTGTTGATTGCACCCGCGCGTGTTGATCGCTCGAGAACGCTTGGCGCCCTGCTGGGATCGATGGAAATCGAGAAACTCGAAGCAGCCTTCAGGCGCCTGGAAGACGACACAAGGCGCGTGATTGCGCAGGCCAGATCTCCGCACAGTACACTTCAGATGGAGCGCCGCGCCGACATTCGCTTTGTGGGCCAAGGGTCGGAGCTGGTAACAGGACTGCCCGTTGGACCCTACAGCGAGAGCGAACGTGAAACTATTCGCGCTGCGTTCATCCAGACCTATAAAGGTATCTTCGGCGATATCATACCCGATCTTGATCTTGAGATTATGAACATCCGTGTAACCCTGAAAGAAGTACGAGAACCCGCGAAACTTGGTCGGATGGAAGACCCTCCTCGCTCGGAGGGATCTCGCTATCGACCCGTGTATGATGATGCAACTCGCGCTTGGGTTAAAGTCCCAGTTCTTCGACGATCGGAACTCGGGATTGCAGGATCGATCGAAGGCCCGGCCCTTTTGGATGAGCAATCATCAACACTAGTTGTGCCGCGCGGGAGCCGCATGACGTTGGACGCCTCTGGCAATGTCATTGTTCAGCTCAGGGATGATGGTGACAGTGTTACCGTTCCAGTAGCAGAGCACGCCACCGAAATCGGGGCGTAG
- a CDS encoding LLM class flavin-dependent oxidoreductase, whose protein sequence is MAKEIAFAALIHAAGSASAAWRHPDTDPKKALSLQYYTELAKLCEAGRFDLMFLADSPGVDVDNLHAMAQWPRGQNVLEPLTLLSALAASTEELGLGATVSASFTEPFNIARQFASLDHLSGGRAAWNVVTTANQYSCRNYGYKTMPPHDERYARAREALEVVRAYWDTWDDDAFIFDKARAMNFDPNRFHHVRYEGKHFKVQGGLNIARAPQGQPVIIQAGASSVGREFAAETAEVVFGTGATLEEAASLYKDIKSRMAKYRRDPSELKVLAGFRAMVGSTEAEAKEKLRLLNSVMPIEAKVAYVSTDLEVDLSKLPLDELVPEQMIPTSSNLHQGYFNILADMIRSRKFTLREIAQRYERGFEIFCGTPSQIADEMERWIDNEAGDGFMITFPYMPTCLEDFVSMVVPVLQERGLMRKSYRGKTLRENLGLRYPKNVNTKRPATGVP, encoded by the coding sequence ATGGCAAAGGAAATCGCTTTCGCCGCACTCATACATGCAGCCGGTAGCGCAAGTGCCGCGTGGCGCCATCCAGATACGGATCCAAAGAAGGCGTTGAGTCTTCAGTACTACACAGAGCTCGCAAAGCTATGTGAAGCAGGCCGCTTCGATCTGATGTTTCTAGCGGACAGTCCGGGCGTTGATGTCGACAATCTCCACGCAATGGCGCAATGGCCACGCGGGCAAAACGTACTTGAGCCCTTGACGCTTCTCTCTGCGCTAGCTGCGAGCACAGAAGAGCTTGGCCTCGGCGCCACGGTATCTGCGAGCTTCACTGAGCCGTTTAATATCGCCCGGCAATTCGCATCGCTCGATCACCTTTCGGGAGGGCGAGCAGCGTGGAACGTTGTGACGACTGCAAACCAGTATTCATGCCGCAACTATGGCTATAAGACGATGCCGCCACACGACGAGCGCTATGCCAGAGCCAGAGAAGCCCTGGAGGTGGTCCGAGCTTACTGGGATACTTGGGACGATGATGCCTTCATCTTCGACAAGGCAAGAGCTATGAACTTCGATCCGAACCGATTTCACCACGTTCGATACGAAGGGAAACATTTCAAGGTACAAGGCGGACTCAATATTGCACGTGCTCCGCAGGGGCAACCCGTCATTATCCAGGCGGGCGCGTCCTCGGTGGGTAGGGAATTTGCCGCAGAAACCGCTGAGGTCGTCTTCGGAACGGGCGCAACTCTTGAGGAGGCTGCGTCCCTCTACAAGGATATCAAAAGCAGGATGGCGAAGTACCGCCGTGATCCTTCCGAACTTAAGGTACTCGCCGGCTTCCGCGCGATGGTCGGTTCAACCGAAGCAGAAGCGAAGGAAAAGCTTCGCCTACTAAACAGTGTGATGCCGATTGAAGCCAAGGTCGCGTATGTCAGTACGGACCTTGAAGTCGACCTGTCGAAGCTGCCACTGGACGAACTCGTTCCCGAACAGATGATCCCGACTTCCTCAAACCTTCATCAGGGTTATTTCAATATACTTGCGGACATGATCCGATCGCGTAAATTCACGCTAAGGGAGATTGCACAGCGCTACGAACGCGGATTCGAGATTTTCTGTGGCACTCCAAGCCAGATCGCCGACGAGATGGAACGTTGGATCGACAATGAAGCTGGAGATGGGTTTATGATAACGTTCCCTTACATGCCGACCTGCCTGGAAGATTTTGTGTCGATGGTAGTCCCCGTGCTCCAGGAACGCGGACTTATGCGCAAAAGCTACCGCGGCAAGACACTTCGCGAAAACCTCGGGTTACGCTATCCCAAAAACGTCAATACGAAACGTCCAGCTACAGGCGTTCCATAA
- a CDS encoding LysR substrate-binding domain-containing protein — MARALSSREIDAFRAMMQCGTTLAAAEILNTTQPSVSRLLAQAQDAVKFRLFDYRRGRLVPTPEAKMLFEIVQKHYLGLETIQQAAESIRSSGTGLLRIAATPSLAMGVIPTIMKAFRQSSPGVSINLQTGGSLQIRDGLLNGIYDVGLTTSGAHFRTGEFEIEVCDESEALCAVCANSPLASKKEVAVSDFQEATLLTLNRGDDLSDLWRQTLAQHGVKPSSEIEVTYSAILCSLAAADLGIGVVSPYIKPLISDNVRFVRISPRISVKMFAIFPGHLVKSSLSQRFTRSLKETFLHNDPHVVKCGDCTE; from the coding sequence ATGGCTAGAGCGCTCAGTTCCCGCGAGATCGATGCGTTTCGGGCTATGATGCAATGTGGGACAACGCTTGCCGCAGCCGAAATTCTAAATACAACGCAACCGTCGGTGAGCCGGCTGTTGGCGCAAGCGCAAGACGCTGTGAAATTTCGACTGTTCGATTATCGACGGGGCCGTTTGGTTCCAACCCCTGAAGCCAAAATGCTCTTTGAAATCGTCCAAAAGCACTATCTTGGCTTGGAAACGATACAGCAAGCCGCTGAAAGTATCAGGTCATCCGGCACCGGCCTATTGCGCATCGCTGCCACTCCGTCCCTGGCTATGGGCGTTATTCCAACGATCATGAAGGCATTCCGGCAGTCTAGCCCCGGTGTGAGCATCAACCTTCAGACGGGAGGGTCGCTGCAGATCAGAGACGGGCTCCTCAATGGCATTTATGATGTTGGCCTGACGACGAGCGGAGCTCATTTCCGAACAGGAGAGTTCGAAATCGAGGTGTGTGACGAATCTGAGGCCCTATGTGCGGTCTGCGCAAACAGCCCGCTTGCTTCGAAGAAGGAGGTTGCGGTCTCTGATTTTCAAGAGGCAACGCTGCTCACTCTCAATCGTGGAGACGATCTAAGTGATTTGTGGCGTCAGACACTCGCGCAGCACGGCGTGAAACCCTCGTCCGAGATCGAGGTCACCTATTCGGCGATCCTCTGTTCGCTCGCCGCCGCCGACCTTGGCATCGGCGTCGTAAGTCCCTACATCAAACCGCTTATTTCCGATAACGTTCGATTTGTTCGTATTTCGCCGAGAATCTCGGTTAAGATGTTCGCAATCTTTCCGGGACATCTTGTGAAGTCATCGCTGTCGCAGCGTTTCACGCGTAGCTTGAAGGAAACGTTCCTGCACAACGACCCCCATGTCGTGAAGTGCGGCGACTGCACGGAGTAA
- a CDS encoding transposase yields MADAMHEARLDARQESGSYRRIEVITGQRRRRRWTAEEKARIVAESFEEGANISEVARRHGVVRGLLTVWRRKFATAVSFQAPGFVPVRIASESGPATADESDRLACAHKVPPQMASAPGKLGGMIEIELGGARIRVEPGVELATLSTVLSALRGIR; encoded by the coding sequence ATGGCAGATGCCATGCATGAAGCCAGGCTTGATGCCAGGCAGGAAAGCGGCTCCTATCGTCGGATCGAGGTGATCACAGGGCAGCGTCGACGACGGCGCTGGACGGCTGAAGAGAAGGCTCGGATCGTGGCCGAGAGCTTCGAGGAAGGGGCCAATATTTCCGAGGTCGCTCGGCGCCATGGCGTTGTCCGTGGGTTGCTGACGGTGTGGCGGCGCAAGTTCGCGACGGCAGTGAGCTTTCAGGCGCCAGGCTTCGTGCCGGTCCGGATCGCTTCCGAGAGCGGTCCGGCGACGGCAGACGAGTCGGACCGGTTAGCGTGCGCGCATAAGGTGCCGCCGCAGATGGCATCGGCTCCAGGCAAGCTTGGCGGAATGATCGAGATCGAGCTGGGCGGGGCACGCATCCGGGTCGAGCCCGGAGTGGAGCTGGCGACGCTTTCGACAGTGCTATCGGCGCTTCGGGGCATCCGTTGA
- a CDS encoding amino acid ABC transporter ATP-binding protein yields the protein MTKPLLSMRRVKKRYGNLQVLDGVSLDVMPNEVVCLIGSSGSGKTTLLRCINQLVSVDSGHIWIDDEIVGYRQVGSQLRPLGGAELARQRTKTAMVFQRFNLFPHMTALDNVIEGPVRVLKRNKADVVCEAEALLARVGLSEKRNAYPSSLSGGQQQRVAIARAMAMHPRLMLFDEPTSALDPELVAEVLAAMKELARTGMTMVVVTHELGFASEVADRVIFMEQGQIAEEGTAREVLMHPKGARTKEFISAVLD from the coding sequence ATGACCAAGCCTTTGCTCTCAATGAGAAGAGTTAAGAAGCGGTATGGAAATCTACAAGTTCTGGACGGCGTCTCCCTCGACGTCATGCCCAATGAAGTAGTGTGTTTGATCGGCTCATCAGGCTCAGGCAAAACGACGCTCTTGAGATGTATTAATCAACTGGTTTCCGTCGACTCAGGACATATCTGGATAGACGACGAAATCGTGGGCTATCGCCAAGTGGGGTCGCAATTGCGGCCACTAGGCGGTGCGGAACTCGCCCGCCAGCGGACGAAGACCGCGATGGTGTTTCAACGATTTAATCTCTTTCCCCATATGACTGCTCTTGACAATGTCATTGAGGGACCCGTGCGTGTCTTAAAGCGCAATAAGGCTGACGTCGTTTGTGAGGCGGAAGCCCTCCTAGCACGCGTAGGCTTATCCGAGAAGCGTAACGCGTACCCTTCCAGCCTGTCTGGCGGCCAGCAACAACGTGTGGCCATCGCGCGGGCTATGGCTATGCACCCGCGCCTTATGCTCTTCGACGAGCCGACATCTGCACTCGATCCTGAACTCGTTGCCGAAGTCCTCGCGGCGATGAAGGAATTGGCACGCACCGGCATGACTATGGTGGTCGTTACGCACGAACTTGGATTTGCGAGCGAGGTCGCAGATCGCGTGATCTTTATGGAACAAGGCCAAATCGCAGAAGAAGGCACTGCCCGAGAGGTTCTTATGCACCCCAAGGGCGCAAGGACCAAAGAGTTCATTTCGGCGGTGCTCGATTAA